A stretch of Pseudomonas sp. LRP2-20 DNA encodes these proteins:
- a CDS encoding transporter substrate-binding domain-containing protein, translating into MRTLFIGLSAAASLASMSVQADQLADIQSRKSLTCAVQSSTPPFGFIDPQTRNPSGHDVDLCRAIAEKIGVKAIIKPVATEARVAELISGKVDLAVANLAYTSVRAKQIQFSHAYYITSEVIVTPEERKHLTIADFRGLKLATPTGSTSESAAKSNSISTIAFHDTASSYLSVMQNKAAGFVTSNITAKYYVHKSQDSDKKLAIIKQPLAIEPIGVGIRKDQPQLTDEVNKALIALEDEGTLTSIWNHWVGPTTYYGLERKDKVTPLEDIAINPDI; encoded by the coding sequence ATGCGTACATTATTTATTGGTTTGAGTGCAGCCGCAAGCCTTGCATCAATGAGCGTTCAAGCGGATCAACTTGCAGACATCCAGAGCCGTAAGTCTCTGACCTGTGCGGTCCAGTCGAGCACTCCGCCTTTCGGATTCATTGATCCGCAAACCCGTAACCCCAGTGGTCACGATGTCGACCTTTGCCGTGCCATCGCTGAAAAAATTGGCGTAAAAGCCATAATTAAACCGGTAGCCACTGAAGCTCGAGTTGCTGAGCTGATCTCCGGCAAAGTGGATTTAGCTGTCGCAAACCTGGCGTATACCAGTGTGCGGGCCAAGCAGATCCAATTCAGCCATGCTTACTATATCACCAGCGAAGTTATCGTAACGCCTGAGGAGCGCAAACACCTCACCATTGCAGACTTCAGAGGGCTGAAGCTGGCGACGCCAACAGGCTCCACTTCAGAAAGTGCGGCCAAGAGCAACTCAATATCAACGATCGCGTTTCACGATACTGCGTCCTCCTACCTATCCGTGATGCAGAATAAAGCAGCAGGTTTCGTAACTTCAAACATTACGGCCAAATACTACGTCCATAAATCTCAGGATTCAGATAAGAAACTGGCCATCATCAAACAGCCGCTGGCAATAGAGCCAATCGGCGTAGGCATTCGCAAAGACCAACCCCAGCTTACCGACGAGGTGAATAAAGCACTCATCGCCTTGGAAGATGAGGGCACCCTAACATCCATCTGGAATCATTGGGTCGGACCCACAACCTATTATGGCCTTGAACGAAAAGACAAAGTTACTCCATTAGAAGACATTGCCATCAACCCTGACATTTAG
- a CDS encoding LysR substrate-binding domain-containing protein, with protein sequence MISTRPLNLRRLMYFVKSVEIGSLTQAAEVLYIAQPALSQQLAVLESELKQTLLIRTKRGVAPTPAGAALYRHALLIIRQCEQAQSEVHSVAGDISGKVRIALAQSSMAELLAMPLLHQIRDRHPGIVLDLNQNSGLRQSELVMSGRIDLAILGTSLYTAGIPYGIRFTPVFEEPLYYLSARRDIPEGPIKLADILDDYYILANTEHFLRRIVEDAFQRMNRQPKVVAEICKTSTLGEAIASGLGSSVLPRSVAMHLRSEMPSISCHPIEAPVIAHLALCEAERIQPTQAVQAARQVLLEVLERHVHTMRDHHKQ encoded by the coding sequence ATGATCTCGACTCGACCACTGAACCTTCGGCGGCTGATGTACTTCGTGAAAAGCGTTGAGATTGGCAGCCTCACACAGGCAGCGGAGGTTCTCTACATTGCTCAACCAGCTTTGAGCCAACAGTTGGCCGTGCTCGAGAGCGAACTGAAGCAGACGCTGTTGATTCGTACCAAACGCGGTGTAGCCCCCACCCCGGCCGGAGCCGCCCTCTATAGGCATGCGCTGCTGATCATTCGGCAGTGCGAGCAAGCCCAATCGGAGGTCCACTCGGTTGCCGGGGACATCTCAGGCAAAGTTCGCATCGCTCTGGCCCAAAGCTCGATGGCCGAGCTATTAGCAATGCCATTACTACATCAGATACGCGACCGACATCCTGGAATTGTTTTGGACCTGAACCAGAACTCAGGATTGCGCCAAAGTGAGTTGGTCATGAGCGGCCGTATTGACTTGGCTATTCTGGGCACAAGCCTGTATACCGCCGGCATACCATATGGCATTCGTTTCACCCCGGTCTTTGAAGAACCGCTGTACTACCTCTCGGCGCGAAGGGATATCCCCGAAGGTCCGATCAAACTTGCTGACATCCTTGATGACTACTACATCCTGGCAAACACAGAGCACTTCTTGCGACGCATTGTCGAGGATGCGTTTCAACGCATGAACAGGCAACCGAAGGTGGTTGCCGAAATCTGCAAAACATCGACACTAGGAGAAGCCATCGCTTCCGGCCTCGGCTCATCTGTCCTCCCCCGCTCCGTAGCCATGCATTTACGCTCTGAGATGCCCAGCATCAGCTGTCATCCCATCGAGGCTCCTGTTATCGCACATCTAGCCTTGTGCGAAGCAGAACGCATCCAGCCAACCCAAGCAGTGCAGGCCGCCCGTCAAGTGCTGTTGGAGGTTCTCGAACGACACGTCCACACGATGCGGGATCACCATAAGCAATAA
- a CDS encoding SMP-30/gluconolactonase/LRE family protein — protein MSFYSPPAPISTDLFTSLPREFWKNGDSDWVRANKPGKKVTSFLEGPSFDRDGNLYVTDIPYGRIFRINPDGEWSLVVEYDGWPNGLKIHKDGRLFVADYKYGILVIDPLNGKVEPFLTHRKSEAFKGVNDLFFDMSGNLFFTDQGQTGMHDPSGRVYRYDVERHRLECLVDNCPSPNGLVMDLSENNLFVAMTRGNAIWRMPIQKDGTTSKVGIFTAMAGGASGADGLALDERGNLYACDAGNGCVWVFDRDAVPLYRIASCTPGRTVTNLAFGGPNNNLLFIVESATGHIVKAKAPYPGKFMFSHVAG, from the coding sequence ATGAGCTTTTACTCGCCACCCGCCCCCATCTCAACGGATCTATTCACCAGTCTGCCGCGGGAGTTCTGGAAGAATGGCGATTCAGATTGGGTTCGAGCCAACAAGCCTGGCAAGAAGGTGACTTCCTTCTTGGAGGGCCCATCTTTTGATCGAGACGGTAATCTGTATGTGACCGACATCCCCTATGGACGAATTTTCAGGATCAACCCAGACGGTGAGTGGTCCTTAGTGGTCGAATATGATGGATGGCCCAATGGCTTGAAGATCCACAAAGATGGCAGGTTGTTTGTAGCAGATTATAAGTACGGCATCCTGGTGATCGACCCTCTCAACGGGAAAGTTGAGCCCTTCCTAACGCATCGCAAAAGTGAAGCTTTCAAAGGGGTCAATGACCTTTTTTTTGATATGTCAGGCAATCTATTTTTCACCGACCAAGGACAGACAGGCATGCATGACCCTTCAGGTCGTGTCTATCGCTATGATGTCGAGAGGCACCGGCTCGAGTGCCTAGTAGATAACTGCCCTAGCCCGAATGGCCTGGTGATGGACCTGAGTGAGAACAACCTTTTCGTGGCCATGACTCGTGGCAATGCAATCTGGAGGATGCCCATTCAGAAAGACGGCACGACCAGCAAAGTAGGCATCTTCACCGCCATGGCAGGCGGCGCATCAGGCGCAGACGGCTTGGCCTTGGACGAACGCGGGAATCTCTATGCATGTGATGCCGGAAATGGCTGTGTTTGGGTTTTCGACCGCGACGCCGTACCACTCTATCGCATAGCATCCTGTACGCCAGGGCGGACAGTGACCAACTTGGCGTTTGGTGGCCCTAACAATAACTTGCTCTTCATCGTTGAGTCTGCAACGGGCCACATCGTTAAGGCCAAAGCGCCTTACCCAGGCAAGTTCATGTTCTCGCATGTAGCAGGCTAA
- a CDS encoding OprD family outer membrane porin has product MSASTALMGFGVSVLLSNNAHADFLKDSKSVISSRTLYFDSNAREQDADQRQTVTGLKLDFISGYTNGPVGFGLDLQAVGAATLGGGTDNHSASTVNTVSPVTTDGTPVDAWSSLRGAAKMRISKTEVKVGNSLQPQVPVLMSNDGRVLPAAYNGTLFTSNEFDSVTLNAGRLDREIGRASSNWAGIAANGGTRGADAFWYGGADWRINKNLLVQYYYANLQDYYKQNFLGLVHTYPIASNQSLKTDLRFFNSRSDGRNGQTGYLFNNNSGYAKNPGEVDNNTWSAMFTYALGAHSFLLGHQQVSDDGGMASVNNGSVRDGRGRPEGEGGSSYYLFTDSMINAFVRAGENTSFGQYAYDFAGLGVPGLKASVTYLHGDSIKDATGNGKTYKEWERDYRLDYTIQSGPAKNLNFSLRRANYRTGVPDAQGGYDVDQTRFFVNYSYTFN; this is encoded by the coding sequence ATTTCAGCGTCGACTGCACTGATGGGCTTTGGCGTATCTGTACTCCTATCGAATAATGCACATGCTGACTTTCTCAAAGACAGTAAGTCAGTCATTAGTTCACGCACCCTTTACTTTGATAGCAACGCCCGTGAGCAAGATGCCGATCAAAGGCAGACAGTGACCGGCCTTAAGCTTGACTTTATTTCCGGTTACACCAATGGCCCCGTTGGGTTCGGCTTGGATCTGCAAGCTGTCGGAGCAGCAACGCTGGGTGGCGGCACGGACAACCATTCGGCCAGCACCGTGAACACCGTCTCCCCAGTCACAACCGACGGCACCCCCGTTGATGCATGGTCCAGTCTGCGAGGGGCGGCGAAAATGCGCATCTCCAAAACAGAAGTCAAGGTGGGCAACAGTTTGCAACCGCAAGTCCCAGTCCTGATGTCCAACGATGGGCGCGTGCTGCCTGCCGCTTACAACGGCACCCTTTTCACCTCGAACGAATTCGATTCGGTGACCCTCAACGCCGGTCGCCTGGACCGCGAGATCGGCCGCGCCTCCAGCAACTGGGCAGGTATCGCAGCGAACGGCGGTACACGCGGTGCGGACGCATTTTGGTATGGCGGCGCGGACTGGCGGATTAACAAGAATCTGCTGGTGCAGTATTACTACGCAAACCTCCAAGATTACTACAAGCAGAACTTCCTGGGACTGGTGCACACATACCCGATTGCCTCTAACCAATCACTCAAAACCGACTTGCGTTTCTTCAATAGCCGGTCGGATGGTCGCAACGGCCAAACCGGCTACCTGTTCAATAATAATAGTGGCTACGCGAAGAACCCAGGCGAAGTCGACAACAACACTTGGTCGGCCATGTTCACCTATGCATTGGGTGCTCATTCATTCCTGCTCGGTCATCAACAGGTCAGTGACGACGGCGGCATGGCATCCGTCAACAATGGCAGCGTCCGAGATGGCCGCGGCCGGCCTGAAGGCGAAGGCGGTTCCAGCTACTACCTGTTCACAGACTCAATGATCAACGCATTTGTAAGAGCTGGCGAGAACACGTCCTTTGGGCAGTATGCCTACGACTTTGCTGGCTTGGGCGTCCCTGGATTGAAAGCATCCGTGACTTATCTGCACGGTGACTCGATCAAGGACGCTACCGGTAACGGCAAGACCTACAAGGAGTGGGAGCGTGATTATCGCCTCGATTACACCATTCAGTCTGGCCCAGCCAAAAACCTTAATTTCTCGCTGCGCCGCGCGAACTACCGGACCGGCGTCCCCGATGCACAAGGCGGTTATGACGTCGACCAAACCCGCTTCTTCGTGAACTACTCGTACACCTTCAACTAG
- a CDS encoding transporter substrate-binding domain-containing protein produces MKKIPLIALAFGLISCHAMADALQDIKDRGTLRCATLTDSVPLGYQDPKTREIVGLDVDLCKSLAKHLGVTLEHQGIAVSARIPTLIAGRADVVAAALGYTKDRATQIDFTAAYYQTPIKILVKDSSGIKSFADLAGKRVSSVKSSTPELYARQQLPDSKVIGFEDAPAAFVALEQGKVQGLAMSEPAAIRFHARTSGMHFLDQNLHFEPNCLGVKKGETSLLAALDGALQDMEKSGELQSIWDKWYGDHTEYKMIRQKKLTQIADFE; encoded by the coding sequence ATGAAAAAGATTCCTTTGATCGCTCTGGCATTTGGCTTGATATCCTGCCATGCAATGGCTGACGCACTGCAAGACATTAAAGATCGAGGCACGCTGCGATGCGCAACGCTCACAGACAGCGTGCCCTTGGGCTATCAAGATCCGAAAACTCGAGAAATTGTTGGCCTTGACGTAGATCTATGCAAAAGTTTGGCCAAGCATCTCGGAGTAACTTTAGAACATCAAGGAATCGCAGTAAGCGCCCGAATCCCTACGCTGATTGCCGGGCGCGCCGATGTCGTAGCTGCCGCCCTTGGATACACTAAGGATCGGGCAACCCAAATCGACTTTACTGCTGCGTATTACCAAACCCCCATCAAGATCCTCGTTAAAGATAGCAGTGGAATCAAGTCTTTCGCCGATCTGGCAGGCAAGCGAGTCAGCTCTGTAAAAAGTTCAACTCCAGAATTGTATGCTCGACAACAACTACCCGACTCAAAAGTCATTGGCTTTGAAGATGCGCCCGCGGCTTTTGTAGCACTGGAGCAAGGAAAAGTGCAGGGGCTGGCTATGTCCGAACCTGCGGCAATCCGATTCCACGCGCGTACCTCCGGTATGCATTTCCTAGATCAAAATCTGCATTTCGAGCCCAACTGCCTGGGGGTCAAGAAGGGTGAAACCTCCCTGCTGGCCGCGCTGGACGGCGCTCTCCAAGACATGGAAAAAAGTGGTGAACTTCAGTCCATCTGGGACAAATGGTATGGCGATCACACTGAGTACAAAATGATCCGTCAAAAGAAACTGACCCAGATCGCAGACTTCGAATAA
- a CDS encoding MFS transporter, with amino-acid sequence MQSTSISSWPTPIRALRHREFRFYFFGQAFSHLGKWIQQVGLSWLVYHLTSSATLLGIATFCSLAPQLIVGPAAGAWADKVNKRFLLIVVLALLAIQALTLAVLTALELVTPIVIILMSLLLGVLNAIENPLRQAMISGFIGHKDDIPNGLALNAMLFNASRFIGPPLAGLLVALTGEAACFALNSLAFIAPLIAIVLIPGRPQPAVQSSLLNAFKEGLSYSFSTPIIRVLMLSVVVVNVTAASYAVLLPIVTKDMLDGDSKTLGGLWGAAGFGALAATILLSALSNTSHLKRIIAAALIVSCGGMFLLSSFSEFNLSLLALCMMGFGISCTNVSSNILLQTYSPDHMRGRVVSLYISLRSGFEAVGGLVAGWLASYYGAKVTFGVEGSILAILAIGLYFQFARAKQSSMSES; translated from the coding sequence TTGCAATCTACCAGTATCAGCTCGTGGCCCACGCCGATCCGTGCCCTGCGCCACCGTGAGTTCCGGTTCTATTTCTTTGGGCAGGCGTTTTCGCACTTAGGCAAATGGATCCAGCAGGTGGGCCTTTCGTGGTTGGTTTATCACCTGACGTCTTCTGCGACGTTGCTTGGTATCGCTACGTTCTGTTCGTTGGCGCCCCAGCTTATAGTCGGTCCAGCTGCTGGTGCTTGGGCCGATAAGGTCAACAAGCGTTTTCTTTTGATTGTGGTGCTGGCACTGCTAGCGATTCAAGCGTTGACCCTGGCAGTGCTGACAGCGCTAGAGCTGGTCACACCTATCGTGATCATATTGATGTCGCTGCTGCTCGGTGTGCTCAACGCTATTGAGAACCCATTAAGGCAGGCCATGATCTCGGGTTTTATCGGTCATAAGGATGACATCCCTAATGGTCTAGCTTTGAATGCCATGTTATTCAACGCCTCGCGTTTCATCGGTCCACCTCTTGCTGGGTTGCTTGTAGCCTTGACTGGAGAGGCGGCATGCTTCGCGTTGAACTCATTGGCATTCATTGCGCCGCTGATCGCCATAGTGCTGATTCCAGGTCGGCCACAGCCAGCTGTGCAGTCCTCGCTGCTGAACGCCTTCAAGGAAGGGCTGAGTTACTCGTTTTCAACGCCGATTATTCGAGTGCTAATGCTCTCGGTTGTTGTAGTTAATGTTACGGCAGCCAGTTATGCAGTGCTTTTGCCTATTGTCACCAAAGACATGCTGGATGGTGATTCTAAAACACTAGGCGGGCTGTGGGGGGCAGCGGGTTTTGGCGCATTGGCAGCTACGATTCTCTTGTCAGCCCTGAGTAATACTTCCCACTTGAAACGTATCATTGCGGCGGCATTGATCGTCAGCTGCGGTGGCATGTTCCTGCTTAGTAGCTTTTCTGAATTTAACCTCAGCCTTTTAGCATTATGCATGATGGGATTTGGCATCAGTTGCACGAATGTGAGTTCCAATATTCTATTGCAGACTTATTCGCCCGATCACATGCGGGGGCGTGTCGTTTCATTGTATATATCGTTACGCTCAGGGTTCGAGGCTGTTGGTGGGTTAGTGGCTGGTTGGTTGGCCAGCTACTACGGTGCGAAGGTTACTTTCGGCGTTGAAGGATCAATACTTGCCATATTGGCGATCGGGCTTTATTTCCAGTTCGCTCGAGCCAAGCAGTCGTCTATGAGCGAGTCATGA
- a CDS encoding LysR family transcriptional regulator, with the protein MITLKQIEALYWVARLGSFEAAADYLNTTQSAISKRIQDLEARYGQALLDRTRRSSQLTPLGEEVVELTTKLLGQRDAIVQQLERPDTLKRKLRLGVTELTALTWLPIMVSALRERYPQVEIIPEVDLSPNLLERLSSNTIDLIIIPDIFPDNRFESELLSDVENAWMGSPTLIGDKQIQSLEELADLPLIVQGTTSGMGVAYGQWFKQLGLHINKPIICSNLLAQIGLAVSGLGISYLPLHYLGALLDSGTLVRLDVQPLLPRIKYRALHRNDANDLFMQDLLAIAKKTCDFGSYVTQPQPVIMTRS; encoded by the coding sequence ATGATTACTCTCAAGCAGATCGAAGCGCTCTACTGGGTAGCCCGCCTAGGTAGCTTTGAAGCCGCGGCCGATTACCTGAATACAACGCAATCCGCCATATCCAAGCGTATTCAAGACCTCGAGGCACGGTATGGCCAAGCCCTCCTCGATCGAACTCGCCGCAGCTCCCAGCTCACTCCGCTCGGCGAAGAGGTGGTGGAACTCACCACCAAGCTGCTTGGCCAGCGAGACGCCATCGTTCAGCAGCTTGAGCGGCCCGATACGCTCAAACGCAAATTGCGTCTTGGCGTTACCGAGCTCACCGCCTTGACCTGGCTGCCGATCATGGTAAGCGCCCTGCGTGAGCGATACCCTCAAGTTGAAATCATCCCCGAGGTCGATCTCAGCCCGAATCTTCTTGAGCGCCTAAGTAGCAATACAATTGATCTCATCATTATTCCCGACATTTTCCCTGACAACCGATTTGAATCTGAACTTCTAAGCGACGTCGAAAATGCCTGGATGGGCTCACCTACCCTGATTGGGGACAAGCAGATCCAATCCCTTGAAGAACTGGCCGATTTGCCCTTGATTGTCCAAGGCACTACTTCTGGCATGGGAGTGGCGTATGGACAATGGTTCAAACAGCTTGGCCTTCACATTAACAAACCAATCATCTGTAGCAACCTGTTAGCACAGATCGGTCTAGCGGTGTCTGGCCTAGGCATCTCCTACCTGCCGCTACATTACCTAGGCGCACTTTTGGACAGCGGAACGCTCGTTCGCCTCGATGTCCAACCACTTCTACCACGCATCAAATACCGAGCACTGCATCGTAATGATGCCAATGATCTCTTTATGCAGGATCTTTTGGCCATCGCCAAAAAAACTTGCGACTTCGGCTCGTACGTAACTCAGCCACAACCCGTCATCATGACTCGCTCATAG
- a CDS encoding aminotransferase class I/II-fold pyridoxal phosphate-dependent enzyme, whose protein sequence is MYPLSERLNRFSPSASVSAKARVTELEAQGKRILDFCVGEPDFVTASNISEAAFAAALRGETRYTPTTGTRPMKLAVINKFKSENGLDFDPAEIVVGSGAKQLIFTAFTCTVDDGDEVIVPAPYWVSYPDIVKLNGGVPVVVECPDTQGFKLTAEQLEAAITPRTKWLVLNTPNNPSGAVYSEAEIKALGEVLVRHNHVWLLTDEIYEHFNYGGVSQVAITNLYPELRDRTLIINGVSKAYAMTGWRIGYAGGPQSLTKAMDKFMSQSIGGACSISQAAAIEALTNSKPFVDEAARVFGARRDLVVKMLNEVPGLTCTQVEGAFYAYPNCGGLIGKRTPSGEILETDTDVRNYLLEEANVAVLDGGAYGLSPYLRLSFATSTEIIEEGCKQIKEACSKLV, encoded by the coding sequence ATGTATCCGCTGTCTGAACGTCTCAACCGTTTTTCTCCATCTGCAAGCGTCAGTGCTAAAGCCCGCGTGACTGAGCTTGAAGCTCAGGGCAAAAGAATCCTTGACTTCTGCGTCGGTGAACCGGATTTCGTGACGGCAAGCAATATCAGCGAAGCTGCGTTTGCGGCGGCCTTGCGCGGCGAAACTCGCTATACACCGACCACTGGTACTCGGCCGATGAAGCTGGCAGTCATCAATAAGTTCAAGTCCGAGAATGGACTTGACTTCGATCCGGCAGAGATCGTTGTTGGGTCGGGAGCGAAGCAACTGATCTTCACGGCCTTCACCTGCACCGTGGACGACGGTGACGAAGTTATTGTTCCAGCACCTTACTGGGTGTCGTACCCGGACATTGTTAAGCTCAACGGCGGTGTGCCGGTGGTAGTCGAATGCCCGGATACCCAGGGGTTCAAGCTCACCGCGGAGCAGCTCGAGGCGGCGATTACCCCGCGTACTAAATGGCTGGTGCTGAACACGCCAAATAACCCAAGTGGCGCTGTCTACAGCGAGGCAGAAATCAAAGCGCTCGGCGAGGTACTGGTACGTCATAACCACGTCTGGCTGTTGACTGATGAGATCTATGAGCACTTCAACTACGGTGGTGTTTCCCAAGTAGCGATCACTAACCTGTATCCGGAACTTCGTGATCGCACGCTGATCATCAATGGTGTCTCTAAGGCTTATGCCATGACTGGCTGGCGTATCGGCTACGCCGGCGGCCCGCAGAGCTTGACCAAGGCAATGGACAAGTTCATGTCGCAAAGCATCGGCGGCGCCTGCTCTATCAGCCAGGCTGCAGCCATCGAGGCGCTGACCAATTCCAAGCCTTTCGTCGACGAGGCCGCTCGAGTGTTCGGTGCTCGCCGCGACCTGGTCGTCAAAATGCTCAACGAAGTTCCAGGTCTAACCTGCACCCAGGTAGAGGGTGCCTTCTACGCCTACCCGAACTGCGGTGGACTGATCGGCAAACGAACCCCGTCGGGCGAGATCCTGGAGACTGATACTGATGTTCGTAACTACCTACTCGAGGAGGCCAATGTCGCAGTCCTAGACGGCGGAGCATACGGGCTTTCCCCGTATCTGCGACTGTCATTCGCTACCTCGACTGAGATCATTGAGGAAGGCTGTAAGCAGATCAAGGAAGCATGCAGCAAGCTGGTGTGA
- a CDS encoding transporter substrate-binding domain-containing protein has product MKSIIFIALGLIASSVVHADALSDIKARGSIRCATLTDSVPLGYQDPTSRQLVGLDVDVCKGVAKHLGVKADIQGVAVSARIPSLMTGRVDLVAAALGYTEARASQIDFSSAYYQIPVKILVRKDSNVSEFSDLNGKRISAIKSSTPELYARQQIPGAKVIGFEDAPGAFMALEQNKVQGMAMTEPAAIRFHTRTESMHFLAQSLHFEPSCIGIKKGETSLTAAVDGALKAMEDSGELQAIWDHWYGPETEYKLAREKKLTAVTEFR; this is encoded by the coding sequence ATGAAAAGTATAATTTTTATCGCTCTTGGTCTTATCGCATCGAGTGTTGTACACGCCGATGCTTTGAGTGACATCAAGGCACGTGGATCGATTCGCTGTGCAACACTCACCGACAGCGTGCCCTTGGGTTACCAGGATCCGACCAGTCGTCAGCTGGTTGGTTTGGATGTTGATGTCTGCAAAGGCGTTGCAAAGCATCTTGGCGTGAAAGCTGATATTCAAGGAGTAGCCGTCAGCGCACGGATTCCCAGTCTCATGACCGGTCGAGTTGACTTGGTCGCTGCAGCGTTGGGTTATACCGAGGCCCGTGCTTCGCAGATCGACTTCAGCTCGGCTTATTATCAAATTCCCGTAAAGATTCTGGTCAGAAAAGACTCCAACGTCAGCGAGTTCTCTGACTTAAATGGCAAACGAATCAGCGCTATAAAGAGCTCTACTCCTGAACTGTACGCGCGGCAGCAGATTCCAGGTGCCAAGGTAATTGGCTTCGAGGATGCGCCGGGAGCATTCATGGCGTTGGAGCAGAACAAGGTTCAAGGGATGGCAATGACTGAGCCGGCAGCCATTCGATTCCATACTCGAACTGAAAGTATGCACTTCCTGGCTCAAAGCCTTCATTTTGAACCGAGCTGCATCGGTATCAAGAAGGGGGAAACCTCTCTGACGGCAGCGGTAGATGGGGCGCTAAAGGCCATGGAGGATTCAGGAGAGCTGCAGGCCATCTGGGACCACTGGTACGGTCCAGAAACGGAATACAAGCTGGCCAGAGAGAAGAAGCTCACGGCTGTTACCGAGTTTCGTTAA
- a CDS encoding amino acid ABC transporter permease, translating into MAIFSGFSSLLTGSYLDLFLQGIALTAQLFVVSLIAALLLGCILMMIRLTPGRIGDSLVTVYVEYHRNVPSLVQLFVWYFGVPQLLPQTTQDWINVHGGEVFFAIVSLTLNAAAYISEDLRSGFRSLPTGQTEAARALGINYFQTLRKILIPQAIRAAAPALVNQTLGLFKTTALAMAIGTAEVMYMTRQIEGETYMTFQTYAVASIIYLIGSWTIMALGGIWQRRIQIQGSR; encoded by the coding sequence ATGGCAATCTTCTCTGGATTTAGCTCCCTCCTGACGGGAAGCTATCTCGACTTGTTCTTACAAGGTATAGCCCTGACGGCCCAGCTTTTTGTGGTCTCGCTCATTGCTGCCTTACTGCTGGGTTGCATCTTGATGATGATCCGGCTCACCCCAGGGCGCATCGGTGATTCACTGGTTACGGTGTATGTTGAATACCACCGCAACGTGCCCAGCCTGGTTCAGCTGTTTGTATGGTACTTTGGGGTGCCGCAGCTTTTGCCGCAAACCACCCAGGACTGGATTAACGTGCACGGCGGTGAGGTGTTCTTTGCCATCGTGTCGCTCACCCTCAACGCGGCTGCTTACATCTCCGAGGATCTCAGAAGTGGCTTCCGCTCGCTGCCTACCGGGCAAACGGAAGCTGCGCGTGCGCTGGGCATCAACTACTTCCAGACACTGCGCAAGATCCTGATCCCTCAAGCGATCCGTGCGGCAGCTCCTGCACTGGTTAACCAGACTTTAGGCCTGTTCAAGACTACCGCGCTGGCGATGGCGATCGGTACTGCGGAAGTCATGTATATGACGCGGCAGATTGAGGGCGAGACCTACATGACGTTCCAGACCTATGCGGTAGCCAGCATCATTTACCTGATTGGCTCTTGGACCATCATGGCATTGGGTGGCATCTGGCAGCGCCGTATTCAAATTCAAGGGTCGAGGTGA
- a CDS encoding amino acid ABC transporter permease, with amino-acid sequence MIDIINEYGVMLMVGQFPNGPLGGLALTIVLAVTSLLVSFPLAICIGLARTSKIKAIYQVAAAYTYVVRAVPLVLLVFWAYFVVPLVTGYNISGFVTMVVALVLYEGAYLGEVIRAGIDSVNKGQTEAARALGMTYWQCMRKIILPQALFNMIPSILNQFVLITKNTSLAYLIGTQEVTFAAYQINNQLLTKPFQVYILLALCYFVLCFSLSRMAKWLEGYIGRKRSGVGRQSQNNIDTPVHLEASK; translated from the coding sequence ATGATCGACATCATTAATGAATATGGCGTGATGCTGATGGTCGGCCAGTTTCCCAACGGCCCGCTCGGCGGTTTGGCGCTTACCATTGTTCTTGCTGTGACCAGTTTGCTCGTGTCGTTCCCGTTGGCGATCTGCATCGGCCTTGCACGAACCTCGAAGATCAAGGCGATTTATCAAGTTGCCGCAGCCTACACCTACGTGGTTCGAGCCGTTCCATTGGTACTTCTGGTGTTCTGGGCCTACTTTGTCGTCCCCTTGGTAACTGGCTACAACATCTCTGGTTTCGTCACCATGGTGGTAGCGCTTGTTCTTTACGAGGGCGCATACCTCGGAGAGGTGATCCGTGCTGGCATCGATTCGGTGAACAAAGGACAGACCGAGGCTGCCCGCGCCTTGGGAATGACCTATTGGCAATGCATGCGAAAGATCATTCTGCCGCAGGCGCTCTTCAACATGATACCGAGCATTCTCAACCAGTTTGTTCTGATCACCAAAAATACCTCACTGGCCTACCTCATTGGTACTCAGGAGGTTACGTTCGCGGCTTATCAGATCAACAACCAACTGCTCACCAAACCGTTCCAGGTCTACATCCTGCTAGCTCTATGCTACTTCGTCCTCTGCTTCTCGCTGAGCCGCATGGCCAAGTGGCTTGAAGGCTATATCGGCCGTAAGCGTTCGGGCGTAGGTCGCCAGTCCCAAAACAATATTGATACGCCAGTGCACCTGGAGGCCTCGAAATGA